One Streptococcus sp. DTU_2020_1001019_1_SI_AUS_MUR_006 DNA window includes the following coding sequences:
- a CDS encoding DEAD/DEAH box helicase, which translates to MSFTKFKFKKYIEEALEELKFTTPTEVQEKLIPIVLAGRDLVGESKTGSGKTHTFLLPIFQQLDEESDSVQAVITAPSRELATQIYQAARQIAAHSDVEVRVVNYVGGTDKARQIDKLASNQPHIVIGTPGRIYDLVKSGDLAIHKAKTFVVDEADMTLDMGFLETVDKIAGSLPKDLQFMVFSATIPQKLQPFLKKYLSNPVMEKIKTKTVISDTIDNWLISTKGRDKNAQIYELTQVMQPYLAMIFVNTKTRADELHSYLTAQGLKVAKIHGDIAPRERKRIMNQVKNLDFEYIVATDLAARGIDIEGVSHVINDAIPQDLSFFVHRVGRTGRNGLPGTAITLYQPSDDSDIRELEKLGIKFTPKMVKDGEFQDTYDRDRRVNREKKQEKLDIEMIGLVKKKKKKVKPGYKKKIQWAVDEKRRKTKRAESRARGRAERKAKRQTF; encoded by the coding sequence ATGTCATTTACGAAATTTAAGTTTAAAAAATATATAGAAGAAGCATTGGAGGAGTTGAAGTTTACGACTCCTACCGAGGTTCAGGAAAAGTTGATTCCTATTGTTCTGGCAGGTCGTGATTTAGTTGGTGAATCAAAAACAGGTTCAGGGAAAACTCATACCTTCTTGTTACCGATTTTCCAACAGTTGGATGAAGAGAGCGATAGTGTGCAAGCAGTTATCACAGCACCTAGCCGTGAGTTGGCAACGCAGATTTACCAAGCTGCTCGTCAAATTGCAGCTCATTCGGATGTAGAAGTACGTGTCGTTAACTATGTTGGGGGTACAGACAAGGCTCGCCAAATTGACAAACTGGCAAGCAATCAACCACATATCGTTATTGGAACTCCAGGGCGTATCTATGATTTGGTCAAATCAGGTGATTTAGCTATTCACAAGGCTAAGACCTTTGTAGTCGATGAAGCGGACATGACCTTGGATATGGGATTCTTGGAGACGGTTGATAAGATTGCAGGAAGTCTTCCAAAAGACTTGCAGTTTATGGTCTTTTCAGCGACTATCCCACAAAAACTACAACCATTTTTGAAGAAATACTTGTCCAATCCTGTCATGGAGAAAATCAAGACCAAAACGGTTATCTCAGACACTATTGATAACTGGTTGATTTCGACTAAGGGGCGTGATAAGAATGCTCAGATTTATGAGTTGACACAAGTTATGCAGCCTTATCTAGCCATGATTTTTGTCAATACCAAGACTCGTGCGGATGAATTGCACAGCTATCTAACTGCTCAAGGATTAAAGGTGGCTAAGATCCATGGAGATATTGCTCCTCGTGAACGTAAACGAATTATGAATCAGGTGAAAAATCTTGATTTTGAGTATATCGTAGCGACTGACCTGGCTGCGCGTGGGATTGATATTGAGGGTGTCAGCCACGTTATCAACGATGCCATTCCACAAGACTTGTCCTTCTTTGTCCATCGTGTCGGACGAACTGGACGTAATGGTTTACCAGGAACAGCCATTACACTTTACCAGCCTAGTGATGACTCAGATATTCGTGAGTTAGAGAAACTAGGGATCAAGTTTACTCCTAAGATGGTCAAAGACGGAGAGTTCCAAGATACTTATGACCGTGACCGCCGTGTTAATCGTGAGAAGAAACAGGAAAAACTGGACATCGAAATGATTGGCTTGGTTAAAAAGAAAAAGAAAAAAGTCAAACCAGGTTATAAGAAAAAAATCCAGTGGGCCGTCGATGAAAAACGCCGTAAAACCAAACGTGCAGAAAGTCGTGCCCGTGGACGTGCAGAACGTAAAGCCAAACGCCAAACATTTTAA
- a CDS encoding alpha/beta hydrolase-fold protein, translating to MTLSRNKEFNWEGIQVRVSLPSTYDSKQAYPVVLLNDGELDYLSDLSQSVILVGLIPENRLDDFTPWQSDALKEGAPDFGGKVDQYHQKVFQGIIAILEKAYLLDESRMAYGGYSLGGLAAVYSLYSSYLPATCIFSICGSFWYPDFIDFCREHTLMQSQSLIYLQNGQTEGANHSNRLSKAPIFARNIHDLISEAVPSTYSRFDAYGHHEALEQRYHHFCDWLIEEWNLT from the coding sequence ATGACTTTATCAAGAAATAAGGAGTTTAACTGGGAAGGGATTCAGGTTAGGGTCAGCCTTCCTTCAACCTATGACTCTAAACAAGCCTACCCAGTTGTGCTCTTAAACGATGGGGAACTGGATTATTTATCAGACCTATCTCAATCTGTAATTTTGGTGGGCTTGATTCCAGAAAATCGTCTGGATGACTTTACACCCTGGCAGTCTGATGCTTTGAAAGAAGGAGCTCCGGATTTTGGTGGGAAGGTAGACCAATACCATCAGAAGGTCTTTCAAGGCATTATCGCAATTCTAGAAAAAGCCTATTTGCTTGATGAAAGCAGAATGGCTTATGGTGGCTATTCACTGGGTGGTCTTGCTGCTGTCTATAGTCTCTATAGTAGTTATCTTCCTGCGACCTGTATCTTTTCTATCTGTGGTTCCTTCTGGTATCCAGACTTTATAGACTTTTGTAGGGAACATACCTTGATGCAGAGCCAAAGCCTCATTTATCTACAAAATGGTCAGACAGAAGGTGCTAATCATTCCAACCGTCTGTCTAAGGCTCCTATTTTTGCTAGAAACATTCATGATCTGATTTCAGAAGCAGTTCCCTCAACTTATTCAAGATTTGATGCTTATGGGCATCATGAAGCTCTTGAGCAACGCTATCATCATTTTTGTGATTGGCTGATAGAAGAGTGGAATCTTACGTAA
- a CDS encoding ABC transporter substrate-binding protein — MKKSLSILLVTVATLTLAACGNTSKETSSAPATTESSQKANTETSYPVTIKTYDAKGNEVEQVFEKAPEKVITNNLSTTEILLELGLQDKIAGMLNSDNAVTGKYKDAIEAIPHIGDKKSVSQETVLSYEPDALMGRNMMFSEKSMGTISAWNENKIPVYTQKASLSNIQQDLGNIVEDVKDLGTIFNVQDKANQYAEQLQAKIDAVKKANPETQGEKKKALIMVAYNDETFGAYKSALQESLLNQLGYTNVATGTSGLTLENLVSMDPELIIYVTSDRNQKLDEKAVDLMKANAVLENVPAIKNQKIMTISYDELMDYGPAVIDSLEKINDFIKK, encoded by the coding sequence ATGAAAAAATCACTTAGTATTTTACTCGTAACAGTAGCTACCTTAACTTTGGCAGCTTGTGGCAACACTTCTAAAGAAACATCATCCGCACCAGCTACAACAGAATCCAGTCAAAAAGCTAATACAGAAACTAGCTATCCTGTAACTATCAAAACTTATGATGCCAAAGGAAACGAAGTCGAACAAGTCTTTGAAAAGGCTCCTGAAAAGGTCATCACCAACAACCTCTCAACAACTGAAATTCTACTTGAACTCGGTTTGCAAGATAAAATTGCTGGCATGCTCAATTCTGATAATGCTGTAACTGGTAAATACAAGGATGCTATTGAAGCCATCCCTCACATTGGTGATAAAAAATCTGTCTCACAAGAAACAGTTCTTTCTTATGAACCAGATGCCTTGATGGGACGCAACATGATGTTCTCTGAAAAGTCAATGGGAACCATTAGTGCTTGGAATGAAAACAAAATCCCTGTTTATACGCAAAAAGCTTCACTTTCAAATATCCAACAAGATTTAGGAAATATCGTAGAAGATGTGAAGGATCTTGGTACCATTTTCAATGTCCAAGACAAGGCTAACCAATATGCAGAGCAATTACAAGCTAAAATCGATGCGGTTAAGAAAGCAAACCCAGAAACACAGGGTGAAAAGAAAAAAGCTCTGATTATGGTGGCCTACAATGATGAAACCTTTGGTGCCTACAAGTCAGCCCTACAAGAAAGTTTGCTCAACCAACTTGGTTATACCAATGTTGCAACAGGAACTTCTGGCTTGACCCTGGAAAATCTAGTATCAATGGATCCAGAGTTGATTATCTATGTAACCAGCGACCGCAATCAAAAGTTGGATGAAAAAGCAGTGGATTTGATGAAGGCAAATGCTGTTTTGGAAAATGTCCCAGCAATCAAGAACCAAAAAATCATGACTATCTCTTACGATGAGTTGATGGATTACGGTCCTGCAGTGATTGATTCCCTTGAAAAAATCAATGACTTTATCAAGAAATAA
- a CDS encoding ABC transporter ATP-binding protein — MDLMCQDIHFGIGEKKILKGVSLKLEGNQFHTILGPNGSGKTSLLKLLYRQEKPDQGLISLDGKPLEQLSVKETAKQMAVVTQFNQLQFDCTVEEIVMLGRTPHLTFLQKEKDRDFVLVEDALVKVDMLEKRNRLYSSLSGGEKQRVLLARALAQEPTLLLLDEPTNHLDIKYQLDLLTIVKNLQINVLAVLHDIQLACRYSDYLYLMKEGEIVYQGTPKETITPESLQAIYDVQSQITWTEDQQAMIHYL; from the coding sequence ATGGACTTAATGTGTCAGGATATTCACTTTGGAATCGGAGAGAAAAAAATTCTCAAAGGAGTCTCACTTAAACTTGAGGGCAACCAATTTCATACCATTTTAGGACCAAATGGCAGTGGGAAGACTAGCTTGCTGAAACTCCTCTATCGACAGGAAAAGCCTGATCAGGGCTTGATTTCTCTAGATGGAAAGCCACTGGAACAATTGAGCGTCAAGGAAACGGCAAAGCAGATGGCAGTCGTCACACAGTTTAATCAGTTACAATTTGATTGTACGGTTGAGGAAATTGTCATGCTGGGCAGAACACCCCATCTCACCTTCTTACAAAAAGAAAAAGACAGAGATTTTGTTTTGGTTGAGGATGCTCTGGTCAAGGTAGATATGCTCGAAAAGAGAAATCGACTCTACTCTTCTTTGTCAGGAGGAGAGAAGCAGCGGGTTTTGTTGGCACGTGCCTTGGCACAAGAACCGACACTCCTGCTCTTAGATGAACCAACCAATCATTTGGATATCAAGTATCAGCTAGACTTGTTAACCATTGTCAAAAATCTCCAAATCAATGTGCTAGCTGTCTTGCATGATATTCAGCTAGCTTGTCGCTATTCAGACTATCTCTATCTAATGAAAGAAGGGGAGATTGTTTACCAAGGTACTCCAAAAGAGACCATCACACCCGAGTCATTGCAGGCTATCTATGACGTCCAAAGTCAGATTACTTGGACAGAAGATCAGCAAGCTATGATTCACTATTTATAA
- a CDS encoding iron ABC transporter permease yields the protein MISKSSGSHQNLRYVFLLALLVGALGVSLFLAVSMGSVQISLSDTYRIILSKMGAPLDIGDLSKSTLAIVWNMRLPRVFLGLIVGAGLSMCGSVMQSTVNNPIAEPYVLGISAGATFGATLSIILGFKVMIGLGSFLGALVATVAVLLIASMQGRMTTSSLILSGTVVNALFLAFSNFIISIGANADSVMTIKFWTMGSLAGTSWAHLTLPTIIVGIAFLFFSTQYRVFNAMMMGDEAALTLGIPLRFYWYLYVTIVAIMTAILVSTCGIIGFVGLITPHLARSLVGTNYRRLFPIATLLGALFVVWADVLARVLIQNAELPIGIFTALVGAPFFIYMVGSRRREVRV from the coding sequence ATGATTTCCAAATCTTCTGGAAGCCATCAAAACCTGCGATATGTTTTTCTCCTAGCTCTGTTGGTCGGAGCTTTGGGAGTTTCTCTATTTTTGGCTGTTTCTATGGGTTCAGTTCAAATTAGCTTGAGTGATACCTATCGGATTATTTTGAGTAAGATGGGAGCCCCTCTGGATATAGGAGACCTTTCGAAGTCTACACTTGCGATTGTTTGGAATATGAGATTACCACGGGTTTTTCTTGGTTTGATAGTTGGTGCTGGCCTTTCCATGTGTGGTAGCGTTATGCAGTCAACAGTCAATAATCCAATCGCAGAACCCTATGTGTTAGGAATTTCAGCTGGGGCAACCTTTGGTGCGACTTTGAGCATCATCCTCGGATTTAAGGTCATGATTGGTCTCGGCTCTTTCCTTGGAGCGCTTGTGGCAACAGTTGCAGTCCTTCTGATTGCTTCCATGCAAGGCAGGATGACAACTTCAAGCCTGATTTTATCAGGGACAGTTGTGAATGCACTATTTTTGGCTTTTTCAAACTTTATTATTTCAATTGGCGCTAATGCTGATAGTGTCATGACCATCAAGTTTTGGACCATGGGTTCTTTAGCGGGGACTTCCTGGGCTCACTTAACCTTGCCAACTATAATCGTGGGAATTGCTTTTTTATTTTTCTCTACCCAATATCGTGTTTTTAATGCCATGATGATGGGTGATGAGGCGGCTTTGACCTTAGGGATTCCCCTACGTTTTTACTGGTATCTCTACGTGACGATTGTGGCTATAATGACAGCAATCTTGGTATCGACTTGTGGGATTATTGGTTTTGTTGGTCTCATCACACCTCATTTGGCACGAAGCTTGGTGGGGACAAATTACAGAAGACTTTTTCCGATAGCTACTTTGCTCGGCGCGCTTTTTGTTGTTTGGGCAGATGTTCTTGCTCGTGTCTTGATTCAAAATGCTGAGCTGCCGATTGGTATCTTCACAGCCTTAGTAGGTGCACCTTTCTTTATCTACATGGTTGGAAGTAGACGAAGGGAGGTGAGGGTTTGA
- the rpsO gene encoding 30S ribosomal protein S15 — protein MAISKEKKNEIIAQYARHEGDTGSVEVQVAVLTWEINHLNEHIKQHKKDHATYRGLMKKIGRRRNLLAYLRKNDVNRYRELINSLGLRR, from the coding sequence ATGGCAATCTCAAAAGAGAAAAAAAATGAAATCATCGCACAATATGCACGTCACGAAGGTGATACAGGTTCAGTAGAGGTTCAAGTTGCTGTCCTTACTTGGGAAATCAACCACCTTAACGAACACATCAAACAACACAAAAAAGACCACGCTACTTACCGTGGATTGATGAAGAAAATCGGTCGCCGTCGTAACTTGCTTGCATACTTGCGTAAAAACGACGTTAACCGTTACCGTGAGTTGATCAACTCTCTTGGACTTCGTCGTTAA
- the thrS gene encoding threonine--tRNA ligase, which yields MIKITFPDGAVREFESGVTTFEIAQSISNSLAKKALAGKFNGKLIDTTRAITEDGSIEIVTPDHEDALPILRHSAAHLFAQAARRLFPDIHLGVGPAIEDGFYYDTDNQAGQISNEDLPRIEEEMKKIVKENFPSIREEVTKDEAREIFKNDPYKLELIEEHSEDEGGLTIYRQGEYVDLCRGPHVPSTDRIQIFHLLNVAGAYWRGNSDNAMMQRIYGTAWFDKKDLKNYLQMREEAKERDHRKLGKELDLFMISQEVGQGLPFWLPNGATIRRELERYIVDKEIAAGYQHVYTPPIASVELYKTSGHWDHYREDMFPTMDMGDGEEFVLRPMNCPHHIEVFKHHVHSYRELPIRIAEIGMMHRYEKSGALTGLQRVREMSLNDGHTFVTPEQIKDEFQRTLQLIIDVYEDFNLTDYRFRLSYRDPQDTHKYFDNDEMWENAQRMLKSAMDDMGLDYFEAEGEAAFYGPKLDIQVKTALGKEETLSTIQLDFLLPERFDLKYIGADGEEHRPVMIHRGVISTMERFTAILIENYKGAFPTWLAPHQVTLIPVSNEKHVDYAWEVAKKLRDRGVRADVDERNEKMQFKIRASQTQKIPYQLIVGDKEMEEKAVNVRRYGQKETETMPVDAFVELILADIANKSRVEK from the coding sequence ATGATTAAAATTACTTTCCCAGATGGCGCTGTTCGTGAATTCGAATCTGGCGTTACAACTTTTGAAATTGCTCAATCCATCAGCAATTCTTTGGCTAAAAAAGCCCTTGCTGGTAAATTCAACGGCAAACTCATTGACACAACTCGTGCTATCACCGAAGATGGAAGCATTGAAATCGTGACACCTGATCACGAAGATGCCCTTCCAATCTTGCGTCACTCTGCAGCACACTTATTTGCCCAAGCTGCTCGTCGCCTTTTCCCAGATATTCACTTGGGTGTTGGTCCAGCTATCGAAGATGGTTTCTACTACGATACAGACAACCAAGCAGGTCAAATCTCTAACGAAGACCTTCCTCGTATCGAAGAAGAAATGAAGAAAATCGTGAAAGAAAACTTCCCATCTATTCGTGAGGAAGTGACTAAAGATGAAGCGCGTGAAATTTTCAAAAACGATCCATACAAGTTGGAATTGATTGAAGAACACTCTGAAGATGAAGGTGGTTTGACTATCTACCGTCAAGGTGAATATGTAGACCTTTGCCGTGGCCCACACGTCCCATCAACAGATCGCATCCAAATCTTCCACCTTCTTAACGTAGCTGGTGCTTACTGGCGTGGAAATAGCGACAACGCTATGATGCAACGTATCTACGGTACAGCTTGGTTTGACAAGAAAGACTTGAAGAACTACCTTCAAATGCGTGAAGAAGCTAAAGAACGTGACCACCGTAAACTTGGTAAAGAATTGGATCTCTTTATGATTTCTCAAGAAGTTGGTCAAGGTCTTCCATTCTGGTTGCCAAATGGAGCGACTATTCGTCGTGAATTGGAACGCTACATCGTCGATAAGGAAATCGCTGCTGGTTACCAACACGTCTACACTCCACCAATTGCCTCAGTAGAACTTTACAAGACTTCTGGTCACTGGGATCACTACCGTGAAGATATGTTCCCAACCATGGATATGGGTGATGGTGAAGAATTCGTTCTTCGTCCAATGAACTGTCCTCACCATATCGAGGTCTTTAAACACCATGTTCACTCTTACCGTGAATTGCCAATCCGTATTGCTGAAATCGGTATGATGCACCGTTATGAAAAATCTGGTGCTCTCACAGGGCTTCAACGTGTAAGAGAAATGTCACTTAATGACGGTCACACTTTCGTAACACCTGAACAAATTAAAGATGAATTCCAACGTACACTTCAATTGATTATCGACGTTTACGAAGATTTCAACTTGACTGACTATCGTTTCCGTTTATCATATCGTGACCCTCAAGATACTCACAAGTACTTTGATAATGATGAGATGTGGGAAAATGCTCAACGCATGTTGAAATCAGCTATGGATGACATGGGACTTGACTACTTTGAAGCTGAAGGGGAAGCAGCCTTCTACGGACCAAAATTGGATATCCAAGTTAAGACTGCCCTTGGAAAAGAAGAAACCCTTTCTACTATCCAGCTTGACTTCTTGCTTCCAGAGCGCTTCGACCTTAAATACATCGGAGCTGATGGTGAAGAACACCGTCCAGTTATGATCCACCGTGGTGTTATCTCAACTATGGAACGCTTCACAGCTATCTTGATTGAAAACTACAAGGGTGCCTTCCCTACATGGCTTGCACCTCACCAAGTAACTCTTATCCCAGTTTCTAACGAAAAACACGTGGACTACGCTTGGGAAGTAGCTAAGAAACTTCGTGACCGTGGTGTCCGTGCCGATGTGGATGAACGTAATGAAAAAATGCAGTTCAAGATCCGTGCTTCTCAAACTCAAAAGATTCCTTACCAATTGATCGTTGGTGACAAGGAAATGGAAGAGAAGGCTGTAAACGTTCGCCGTTATGGTCAAAAAGAAACAGAAACCATGCCGGTAGATGCATTTGTAGAATTGATTCTTGCAGATATTGCCAACAAATCACGAGTTGAAAAATAA
- a CDS encoding DUF389 domain-containing protein, whose amino-acid sequence MTGNYSTREYREKLYDDLHVRLRDTAILMCAIFIASIGLNMNSTAVIIGAMLISPLMTPIVGLGFGLAIFDTRLIKQSLEVLFTQVLVSLLVSTLYFWISPLSYTSSELIARTSPTIWDVLIAIAGGIAGVIGSRKKEANNIVPGVAIATALMPPICTAGYGLANGNVRFLFGALYLFLINCVFIMLINIVGTRILMRKSPLSSFKELNIKMRIGLISLIVLLVLPASYSAVTLTIDQARKEGIKQFVGKEFANHTVINQVYKSSSNELVLTVVGEPISEEELETIRQKQASYGIQSVQLKVNQVHNSTKLDSEMTKEFYETINKYIDQKLSEKDSQKDLVKENEADKD is encoded by the coding sequence ATGACCGGAAACTATTCAACACGTGAATACCGTGAAAAATTATATGATGATCTTCATGTTCGATTAAGAGATACAGCAATTTTAATGTGTGCGATTTTTATTGCCTCTATAGGTCTAAATATGAATTCAACAGCTGTCATTATTGGAGCCATGCTGATTTCCCCTCTTATGACACCGATTGTTGGACTGGGATTCGGTTTAGCTATTTTTGATACGCGTTTAATCAAGCAATCTCTAGAGGTTTTATTTACTCAAGTATTAGTCAGTTTGCTTGTCTCGACTCTGTATTTCTGGATTTCTCCCTTATCTTATACAAGTAGCGAGTTGATTGCACGAACATCTCCAACCATTTGGGATGTTCTCATTGCTATTGCTGGTGGGATTGCAGGTGTAATTGGTTCAAGGAAAAAAGAAGCAAATAATATCGTGCCTGGAGTAGCCATTGCAACAGCTCTGATGCCACCTATCTGTACTGCAGGTTATGGTTTAGCTAATGGAAATGTACGATTTTTATTCGGAGCTCTCTATCTTTTCTTGATCAACTGTGTCTTTATCATGCTAATCAACATTGTTGGAACAAGAATTTTGATGAGAAAATCTCCTTTAAGTTCATTTAAAGAGCTAAACATTAAAATGAGAATTGGGTTGATATCCTTAATTGTATTATTGGTTCTTCCAGCCAGCTATTCAGCAGTCACTCTGACGATAGATCAAGCACGAAAAGAAGGGATTAAACAGTTTGTAGGAAAAGAGTTCGCTAATCATACGGTCATTAATCAAGTCTACAAGTCAAGTAGCAATGAATTAGTCTTGACGGTTGTTGGAGAGCCGATTTCAGAAGAAGAATTAGAAACGATCCGCCAAAAACAAGCCTCTTACGGTATTCAATCTGTTCAATTGAAAGTCAATCAAGTCCATAATTCGACAAAATTAGATAGTGAGATGACCAAGGAATTTTATGAAACCATTAATAAGTATATCGATCAAAAACTCTCTGAAAAAGATTCACAAAAAGATCTCGTAAAAGAAAATGAAGCAGACAAGGATTGA
- a CDS encoding ABC transporter permease — MFRLTNKLAVSNLIKNRKLYYPFALAVLLAVTVTYLFYSLTFNPKIAEIRGGETIQATLGFGMFVVTLASAIIVLYANSFVMKNRSKELGIYGMLGLEKRHLISMTFKELLIFGLVTVTAGIGIGVLFDNLIFAFLLKLMKLKVELVATFQMKVVITVLVVFGLIFLGLMFLNALRIARMNALKLSREKASGEKKGRFLLLQTILGSISLGIGYYLALTVKDPLTALTTFFLAVLLVIFGTYLLFNAGITVFLQILKKNKKYYYQPNNLISVSNLIFRMKKNAVGLATIAILSTMVLVTMSAATSIFNAAESFKKVLNPHDFGVSGQNVEKEDLDKLLSQFASDKGYTIKEKEVLRYTYFGVANQEGTKLTIFEKGQNRVQPTTIFMVFDQKDYENMTGQKLSLSGNEVGLFAKNEGVKEQKALTLNDHQFSVKEEFNKDFIVNHVPNQFNILTADYNYLVVPDLQAFLDQFPDSAIYNQFYGGMNVNASEEEQLKVADEYEKYLQKFNAQLNTEGSYVYGSNLSDASAQMSALFGGVLFIGIFLSIIFMVGTVLVIYYKQISEGYEDRERFVILQKVGLDQKQIKQTINKQVLTVFFLPLAFAFLHLAFAYHMLSLILKVVGVVDSAMMLSVTLSICGIFALVYVLIFVITSRSYRKIVQI; from the coding sequence ATGTTTCGATTAACCAATAAGTTGGCCGTCTCCAACTTAATCAAAAACCGCAAACTCTACTATCCCTTTGCACTGGCTGTTCTCTTGGCAGTCACCGTCACCTATCTCTTTTACTCTCTAACCTTCAATCCAAAGATTGCAGAAATCCGTGGAGGTGAAACGATTCAAGCTACTCTTGGATTTGGTATGTTTGTCGTCACCCTTGCGTCAGCCATTATCGTCCTCTATGCCAATAGTTTTGTCATGAAAAATCGTTCTAAGGAACTAGGAATTTATGGCATGTTGGGCTTGGAGAAGCGCCATCTGATTAGTATGACTTTTAAGGAACTCTTGATATTTGGGCTTGTAACAGTCACTGCTGGGATTGGGATTGGTGTCCTCTTTGACAATCTGATTTTCGCTTTCTTGCTCAAACTGATGAAATTAAAGGTTGAACTGGTCGCTACCTTCCAGATGAAAGTTGTCATTACAGTACTTGTTGTTTTTGGCTTGATTTTCCTAGGCCTCATGTTCCTAAATGCCCTTCGAATCGCCCGTATGAATGCCCTCAAGCTCTCGCGTGAGAAAGCAAGCGGAGAGAAAAAAGGTCGCTTCCTTCTTCTCCAAACTATTCTTGGTTCGATTAGTTTAGGGATTGGCTATTATCTTGCCCTTACGGTAAAAGATCCCCTTACAGCTCTCACAACTTTCTTCCTAGCTGTTTTACTAGTTATCTTTGGGACCTATCTCTTGTTTAATGCAGGGATTACAGTTTTTCTACAAATCTTGAAGAAAAACAAGAAATATTATTACCAACCAAATAATCTCATCTCAGTGTCTAACTTGATTTTCCGTATGAAGAAAAATGCGGTTGGACTGGCAACTATCGCAATTTTGTCAACCATGGTTTTGGTAACCATGTCAGCAGCGACTAGTATTTTCAATGCCGCAGAAAGCTTTAAAAAAGTTCTAAATCCTCATGATTTTGGGGTTTCAGGGCAAAATGTTGAAAAAGAAGATTTGGACAAACTCTTGAGCCAGTTTGCAAGTGACAAAGGTTATACGATTAAAGAGAAAGAAGTGCTTCGTTATACTTACTTTGGTGTTGCGAACCAAGAAGGAACTAAGTTAACCATTTTTGAAAAAGGACAAAACCGTGTCCAACCCACAACAATTTTCATGGTATTTGACCAAAAAGATTATGAAAATATGACTGGTCAAAAACTGTCTCTATCAGGAAATGAGGTCGGACTCTTTGCAAAGAATGAGGGAGTTAAAGAACAGAAAGCTCTAACTCTAAATGATCATCAATTTTCTGTAAAAGAAGAATTTAATAAAGATTTCATTGTCAACCATGTCCCAAATCAGTTTAATATTTTGACTGCTGATTACAATTACCTTGTTGTGCCTGATTTACAAGCCTTTTTGGATCAATTCCCAGATTCGGCTATCTATAATCAGTTTTACGGTGGCATGAATGTAAATGCCAGCGAAGAAGAACAACTCAAGGTCGCTGACGAGTATGAAAAATATCTACAAAAGTTTAATGCTCAATTAAACACTGAAGGTAGCTATGTTTATGGTAGCAATCTATCAGATGCTAGTGCTCAGATGAGTGCTCTCTTTGGTGGAGTCCTCTTTATCGGTATTTTTCTCTCTATCATCTTTATGGTAGGTACTGTACTCGTTATCTACTATAAACAAATTTCAGAAGGTTATGAAGACCGTGAACGCTTTGTCATTCTGCAAAAGGTTGGTTTGGATCAAAAACAAATCAAGCAAACCATTAACAAGCAGGTCTTGACTGTTTTCTTCTTACCTCTGGCCTTTGCCTTTCTTCATCTGGCTTTTGCTTATCACATGTTGAGCCTGATTCTCAAGGTCGTTGGTGTTGTTGATTCAGCCATGATGTTAAGTGTAACACTTTCTATTTGTGGTATCTTTGCTTTAGTTTATGTCCTAATCTTTGTGATTACTTCAAGAAGCTATCGTAAGATTGTTCAAATATAA